Proteins from a genomic interval of Piscinibacter sp. HJYY11:
- a CDS encoding PA0069 family radical SAM protein, which yields MTLPKPDTPQAQVPVKGRGTNWAIVHRYARQAGESFDDGWGSIDQMAEEEHLPRETQIIEERVKSVLSSNDSPDIGFDLSVNPYRGCEHGCIYCFARPTHSYLNLSPGLDFETKIIAKVNAAERLREAFASRAYEPSMINIGAATDAYQPIERKLGITRSIIELLHECRHPFSMVTKSSGIERDLDLIVPMAEQRLVAIYVSITSLDPKLARILEPRAAAPHRRLRVVETLAKAGVPVGVSVSPVIPFINEPELERILEAAAEAGAQSAFSIVLRLPWEVNPLFQQWLDQHYPDRAARVMARIREMRGGKDYDASFGTRMKGTGVWAQLLRQRFDKACARLGLNKTRIELDLSLFRKPVIAAEPAKRSRPADDGQGELF from the coding sequence ATGACGCTTCCCAAGCCTGACACGCCTCAAGCCCAGGTGCCCGTGAAAGGGCGGGGCACCAACTGGGCCATCGTGCACCGCTACGCCCGCCAGGCGGGCGAAAGTTTCGACGACGGCTGGGGTTCGATCGACCAGATGGCCGAAGAGGAGCACCTGCCGCGCGAGACGCAGATCATCGAGGAGCGGGTGAAGTCGGTGCTCTCCAGCAACGACTCGCCCGACATCGGCTTCGACCTCTCGGTCAACCCGTACCGCGGCTGCGAGCACGGCTGCATCTACTGCTTCGCACGGCCCACGCACAGCTACCTCAACCTCTCGCCGGGGCTCGATTTCGAGACCAAGATCATCGCGAAGGTCAACGCCGCGGAGCGTCTGCGTGAAGCCTTTGCCAGCCGCGCGTACGAGCCGTCGATGATCAACATCGGCGCGGCCACCGATGCCTACCAGCCCATCGAGCGCAAGCTCGGCATCACACGCTCGATCATCGAGCTGCTGCACGAGTGCCGGCATCCGTTTTCCATGGTCACCAAGTCGTCGGGCATCGAGCGTGACCTGGACCTGATCGTTCCCATGGCCGAACAGCGGCTGGTGGCGATCTACGTCTCCATCACCTCGCTCGACCCGAAGCTCGCCCGCATCCTCGAGCCCCGCGCGGCGGCGCCGCACCGGCGCTTGCGCGTGGTCGAGACGCTGGCCAAGGCCGGCGTGCCGGTGGGCGTGAGCGTGTCGCCGGTGATCCCCTTCATCAACGAGCCGGAGCTCGAGCGCATCCTCGAAGCCGCCGCCGAGGCGGGGGCGCAGTCTGCGTTCAGCATCGTGCTGCGGCTGCCCTGGGAGGTGAACCCGCTTTTCCAGCAATGGCTCGACCAGCACTACCCCGACCGCGCGGCGCGCGTGATGGCCCGCATCCGCGAGATGCGTGGCGGCAAGGACTACGACGCGAGCTTCGGCACGCGCATGAAAGGCACGGGGGTGTGGGCGCAGCTCTTGCGCCAGCGCTTCGACAAGGCTTGCGCGCGGCTCGGGCTGAACAAGACGCGCATCGAGCTCGACCTGTCGCTGTTTCGCAAACCGGTGATCGCGGCAGAACCGGCGAAGCGCTCGCGGCCGGCCGACGACGGGCAAGGCGAATTGTTCTGA
- the dnaJ gene encoding molecular chaperone DnaJ, with protein sequence MAKRDYYEVLGVAKNASDDDIKKAYRKLAMKFHPDRNQGDGAKKAEEQFKEVKEAYEMLSEPQKRAAYDQYGHAGVDPSAGGFRPGGPGAEGFGGFAEAFGDIFGDIFGGQAGGQRRAQQVYRGSDLSYTMEITLEEAAHGKETQIRIPSWEECGTCHGSGAKPGTQAKTCPSCNGAGTVTMRQGFFSIQQSCPHCHGTGRVIPDPCITCHGQGKIKKNKTLEVKIPAGINEGMRIRSAGNGEPGTNGGPSGDLYIEIRIKQHEIFERDGDDLHCTVPVSITTAALGSTIEVPTLGGKAEIDLPEGTQHGKTFRLRGKGIKGVRSSYPGDLYAHVSVETPVKLTEHQRKLLRELDESLAKSPDKHSPNAKSWTNRVKDLFK encoded by the coding sequence ATGGCAAAGCGCGACTACTACGAAGTTCTCGGCGTGGCGAAAAACGCCTCCGATGACGACATCAAGAAGGCCTACCGCAAGCTGGCCATGAAGTTCCACCCTGACCGCAACCAGGGGGACGGCGCGAAGAAGGCCGAAGAGCAGTTCAAGGAGGTCAAGGAGGCCTACGAGATGCTCTCCGAGCCGCAGAAGCGCGCGGCCTACGACCAGTACGGCCACGCCGGTGTCGACCCGAGCGCCGGCGGCTTCCGCCCGGGCGGCCCGGGCGCGGAGGGCTTCGGTGGTTTCGCCGAGGCCTTCGGCGACATCTTCGGCGACATCTTCGGCGGCCAGGCCGGCGGCCAGCGCCGGGCCCAGCAGGTCTACCGGGGCAGCGATCTCAGCTACACGATGGAGATCACGCTCGAGGAGGCCGCCCACGGCAAGGAGACGCAGATCCGCATCCCCAGCTGGGAAGAATGCGGCACCTGCCACGGCAGCGGTGCCAAGCCCGGCACGCAGGCCAAGACCTGCCCGAGCTGCAACGGCGCCGGCACCGTCACCATGCGCCAGGGCTTCTTCAGCATCCAGCAGAGCTGCCCGCACTGCCACGGCACGGGCCGCGTGATCCCCGACCCGTGCATCACCTGCCACGGCCAGGGCAAGATCAAGAAGAACAAGACGCTGGAGGTGAAGATCCCCGCCGGCATCAACGAAGGCATGCGCATCCGCTCGGCCGGCAATGGCGAGCCCGGGACCAACGGCGGGCCCTCCGGTGACCTGTACATCGAGATCCGCATCAAGCAGCACGAGATCTTCGAGCGCGATGGCGATGACCTGCACTGCACTGTGCCGGTGAGCATCACCACCGCCGCGCTCGGCAGCACGATCGAAGTGCCCACGCTGGGCGGCAAGGCCGAGATCGACCTGCCCGAGGGCACGCAGCACGGCAAGACCTTCCGCCTGCGCGGCAAGGGCATCAAGGGCGTGCGCTCCAGCTACCCAGGCGACCTCTACGCCCACGTGAGCGTCGAGACGCCCGTCAAGCTCACCGAGCATCAGCGCAAGCTGCTGCGCGAGCTCGACGAGTCGCTGGCCAAGTCGCCCGACAAGCACTCACCCAACGCCAAGAGCTGGACCAACCGGGTCAAGGACCTCTTCAAGTAA
- the dnaK gene encoding molecular chaperone DnaK: protein MAKIIGIDLGTTNSCVAIMEGNTTKVIENSEGARTTPSIIAYQEDGEILVGASAKRQAVTNPRNTLYAVKRLIGRKFTEKEVQKDIDLMPYKISAADNGDAWVEVRGNKLAPPQISAEVLRKMKKTAEDYLGETVTEAVITVPAYFNDSQRQATKDAGRIAGLDVKRIINEPTAAALAFGLDKAAKGDRKIAVYDLGGGTFDISIIEIADVDGEKQFEVLSTNGDTFLGGEDFDQRIIDYIIAEFKKEQGVDLSKDVLALQRLKEAAEKAKIELSNSSQTDINLPYVTADASGPKHLNLKLTRAKLEALVEDLIERTIAPCRTAIKDAGVNASEIDDVILVGGMTRMPKVQEKVKEFFGKEPRKDVNPDEAVAVGAAIQGQVLAGDRTDVLLLDVTPLSLGIETMGGVMTKMIKKNTTIPTKFSQVFSTAEDGQPAVTIKVYQGEREMAAGNKSLGEFNLEGIAPAPRGTPQIEVSFDIDANGILHVGAKDKGTGKENKITIKANSGLSEDEIQAMVKDAELNAAEDKKKLELVQARNQADALVHSVKKSLSEYGDKLDAGEKEKIEAALKEAEEAIKGDDKDLIDGKSEALMTASQKLGEKVYADAQAAQAAAGAAAQPEAPTGGTSGSSSKPADENVVDADFKEVKDKK, encoded by the coding sequence ATGGCAAAGATCATCGGCATCGACCTCGGCACCACCAACTCGTGCGTGGCCATCATGGAGGGCAACACCACCAAGGTGATCGAGAACAGCGAAGGTGCGCGCACCACGCCCTCGATCATTGCCTACCAGGAGGACGGTGAGATCCTCGTCGGCGCCTCGGCCAAGCGCCAGGCCGTCACCAACCCGCGCAACACGCTGTACGCGGTGAAGCGCCTCATTGGCCGCAAGTTCACCGAGAAGGAAGTGCAGAAGGACATCGACCTGATGCCCTACAAGATCTCGGCCGCCGACAACGGCGACGCCTGGGTTGAGGTGCGCGGCAACAAGCTCGCCCCGCCGCAGATCAGCGCCGAAGTGCTGCGCAAGATGAAGAAGACCGCCGAGGACTACCTCGGCGAGACCGTGACCGAAGCCGTGATCACGGTGCCGGCCTACTTCAACGACAGCCAGCGCCAGGCCACCAAGGACGCCGGCCGCATCGCCGGCCTGGATGTCAAGCGCATCATCAACGAGCCGACCGCTGCCGCGCTCGCCTTCGGGCTCGACAAGGCCGCCAAGGGCGACCGCAAGATCGCGGTGTACGACCTCGGTGGCGGCACCTTCGACATCTCGATCATCGAGATCGCCGACGTCGACGGCGAGAAGCAGTTCGAAGTGCTGTCCACCAACGGCGACACCTTCCTCGGCGGTGAAGACTTCGACCAGCGCATCATCGACTACATCATTGCCGAGTTCAAAAAGGAGCAAGGCGTCGACCTGTCGAAGGACGTGCTCGCGCTGCAGCGCCTGAAGGAAGCGGCCGAGAAGGCCAAGATCGAGCTCTCGAACAGCTCGCAGACCGACATCAACCTGCCGTACGTGACGGCCGATGCCTCGGGCCCGAAGCACCTGAACCTCAAGCTCACGCGCGCCAAGCTCGAAGCCCTGGTCGAAGACCTGATCGAGCGCACCATCGCCCCGTGCCGCACCGCCATCAAGGATGCCGGCGTCAACGCGAGCGAGATCGACGACGTGATCCTGGTCGGCGGCATGACCCGCATGCCCAAGGTGCAGGAGAAGGTCAAGGAGTTCTTCGGCAAGGAGCCGCGCAAGGACGTCAACCCTGACGAAGCGGTGGCCGTGGGCGCCGCCATCCAGGGCCAGGTGCTGGCCGGCGACCGCACCGACGTGCTGCTGCTCGACGTCACCCCGCTGTCCCTCGGCATCGAGACGATGGGCGGCGTGATGACCAAGATGATCAAGAAGAACACCACCATCCCGACCAAGTTCTCGCAGGTCTTCTCGACCGCGGAAGACGGCCAGCCGGCGGTGACGATCAAGGTGTACCAGGGCGAGCGCGAGATGGCTGCGGGCAACAAGAGCCTGGGCGAGTTCAACCTCGAAGGCATCGCGCCCGCACCGCGCGGCACGCCGCAGATCGAGGTGAGCTTCGACATCGACGCCAACGGCATCCTGCACGTGGGCGCCAAGGACAAGGGCACCGGCAAGGAAAACAAGATCACCATCAAGGCGAACTCGGGCCTGTCGGAAGACGAGATCCAGGCCATGGTGAAAGACGCCGAGCTCAACGCTGCCGAAGACAAGAAGAAGCTCGAGCTCGTGCAGGCCCGCAACCAGGCCGACGCACTCGTGCACAGCGTGAAGAAGTCTCTCAGCGAATATGGTGACAAGCTCGATGCCGGCGAGAAGGAAAAGATCGAGGCGGCCCTGAAGGAAGCCGAAGAGGCGATCAAGGGCGACGACAAGGACCTGATCGACGGCAAGAGCGAAGCGCTGATGACCGCCAGCCAGAAGCTGGGCGAGAAGGTCTACGCCGACGCCCAGGCGGCACAGGCCGCGGCAGGCGCCGCCGCCCAGCCGGAAGCCCCGACGGGCGGCACCAGCGGCAGCAGCTCGAAGCCCGCCGACGAAAACGTCGTCGACGCCGACTTCAAGGAAGTGAAGGACAAGAAGTAA
- the rpsF gene encoding 30S ribosomal protein S6, with amino-acid sequence MRHYEIILLIHPDQSEQVPAMLERYKGIVTNGGGKVHRVEDWGRRQMAYLIQKLAKAHYLCINIECSKEVLGELETGFRFNDAVLRHLTVVKTKAETGPSVMMKSVEKDEARKAPQQEASA; translated from the coding sequence ATGCGTCATTACGAAATCATCCTGCTCATCCATCCGGATCAGAGCGAACAAGTTCCGGCCATGCTGGAGCGCTACAAGGGCATCGTCACCAATGGTGGTGGCAAGGTGCACCGCGTGGAAGACTGGGGCCGTCGCCAGATGGCTTACCTGATCCAGAAGCTGGCCAAGGCCCACTACCTCTGCATCAACATCGAATGCAGCAAGGAAGTCCTCGGCGAACTGGAGACCGGCTTCCGCTTCAACGACGCCGTGCTGCGTCACCTGACCGTCGTCAAGACCAAGGCCGAGACCGGCCCGTCGGTGATGATGAAGTCGGTGGAAAAGGACGAGGCCCGCAAGGCGCCCCAGCAGGAGGCTTCGGCCTGA
- a CDS encoding diguanylate cyclase, translating into MLTQYQKRLTAGALIAAVVMCITAAVPPLSLGWVNETRHAREVVDRQVQSLRRVESLVVDAETGQRGYIVTGREDFLETYNVAMAELPPELSRLESRYAGESTEARELVTRIVASTRLKVADLQRNVELRRRDGFEAAQQAVSSGTGKRYMDDLRRLVDGLVARRVEELADIDAELTRKVTWSIAFSLGSTLLTFALLFYLGRVILHSMRARERAADALRATSAQLEEGVAALQRRNDEVLSLGEMSRVLQTEMSLVEALEVTSLYCHRLLPATSGAVYLFRNSADVLEHAGAWGEGATRHEAMMEPSACWGLRRGQTHVCTSPSDLRCRHYADSAITGFHLCLPLMAYGEVMGQLHVWSDDPAAKPAAAATALMAQTIAEQVALSLSNAKLRQVLRDQSIKDPLTGMYNRRYMEETLARELLRAQRTQSSLSVVVVDLDHFKKVNDTHGHAAGDAVLKGTGQCLQGAVRASDIACRLGGEEFILILPECPRDDAVQKAEDLCARVRGLSFREAASAVRVTASFGVAAFPSDGSTAAAVVEAADAALYQAKRSGRNRVVAAGQQVADMAARTFAETTR; encoded by the coding sequence ATGCTGACCCAATACCAAAAACGCCTGACCGCGGGCGCCCTGATCGCCGCCGTCGTGATGTGCATCACCGCGGCGGTGCCGCCGCTCAGCCTTGGCTGGGTCAACGAAACCCGGCATGCACGGGAGGTGGTTGACCGCCAGGTGCAGTCGCTGCGCCGCGTGGAATCGCTGGTGGTCGACGCCGAGACCGGCCAGCGTGGCTACATCGTCACCGGCCGCGAAGATTTTCTCGAAACCTACAACGTGGCCATGGCCGAGCTGCCGCCGGAGCTGTCGCGCCTGGAAAGCCGCTACGCCGGTGAATCGACCGAGGCGCGCGAGCTCGTGACCCGCATCGTCGCCAGCACGCGCCTGAAGGTGGCCGATCTCCAGCGCAACGTCGAGCTGCGTCGGAGAGACGGCTTCGAGGCCGCCCAGCAGGCCGTGAGCAGCGGTACCGGCAAGCGCTACATGGACGACCTGCGCCGCCTGGTCGACGGGCTGGTCGCGCGCCGGGTCGAGGAGCTTGCCGACATCGACGCCGAGCTGACGCGCAAGGTCACCTGGTCGATCGCCTTTTCACTGGGCAGCACGCTGCTCACCTTTGCGCTGCTTTTCTATCTGGGCCGCGTGATCCTGCACTCGATGCGCGCGCGCGAGCGCGCAGCCGACGCGCTGCGTGCCACCAGCGCGCAGCTGGAAGAAGGCGTGGCCGCGCTGCAGCGGCGCAACGACGAGGTGCTGTCGCTCGGGGAGATGTCGCGCGTGCTGCAGACCGAGATGAGCCTGGTCGAAGCGCTCGAAGTCACGAGCCTCTACTGCCACCGCCTCCTGCCCGCCACGTCGGGCGCGGTCTACCTCTTCCGCAACTCGGCCGACGTGCTGGAGCATGCCGGCGCCTGGGGCGAAGGTGCCACCCGCCACGAGGCCATGATGGAGCCGAGCGCCTGCTGGGGCTTGCGCCGCGGGCAGACGCACGTCTGCACCAGCCCCTCGGACCTGCGTTGCCGTCACTACGCCGACAGCGCCATCACCGGCTTCCACCTCTGCCTGCCGCTGATGGCCTATGGCGAAGTGATGGGCCAGCTGCACGTGTGGTCGGACGACCCTGCCGCCAAGCCCGCGGCGGCCGCCACCGCGCTGATGGCACAGACCATCGCCGAGCAGGTGGCCCTGTCGCTGTCGAACGCCAAGTTGCGCCAGGTGCTGCGCGACCAGTCCATCAAGGACCCGCTCACCGGCATGTACAACCGCCGCTACATGGAAGAAACGCTCGCCCGCGAGCTGCTGCGCGCGCAGCGCACGCAGTCGTCGCTGTCGGTGGTGGTGGTCGACCTCGACCACTTCAAGAAGGTCAACGACACCCATGGCCACGCAGCCGGTGACGCCGTGCTCAAGGGCACCGGCCAGTGCCTGCAAGGGGCGGTGCGCGCCAGCGACATCGCCTGCCGCCTCGGTGGCGAGGAGTTCATCCTCATCCTGCCCGAGTGCCCGCGCGACGATGCGGTGCAAAAGGCGGAAGATCTGTGCGCCCGGGTGCGTGGCCTGAGCTTCCGCGAAGCGGCCAGCGCCGTGCGTGTGACCGCTTCGTTCGGCGTGGCAGCCTTCCCCTCCGATGGCAGCACGGCAGCAGCCGTGGTCGAGGCCGCCGATGCGGCGCTTTACCAGGCCAAGCGATCAGGCCGCAACCGCGTGGTCGCCGCCGGCCAGCAGGTGGCCGACATGGCGGCTCGCACCTTTGCCGAGACGACGCGCTGA
- a CDS encoding tetratricopeptide repeat protein has protein sequence MQLLDREIADCKALVVDGNPTSRSILSAQLREFGVGTVVQCGRIKDARKQLEARPFDVVLCEHRFDQEDPGYTAQHLLDDLRRAQLLPFSTVFIIVTGEASYTMVADAAESALDSYLLKPHTATSLGERLTQARKRKKTLADIFTAIEQGDYQQATRLCLQRFASRSIYWLYAARIGSELLLRQGMHDEAKKLCEAVLETGALPWARLGIARAQIDANQPTQAMRTLETLIGDHPSHVDAYDVMGRVQVEQGNLGEALDTFRKASSLTPSSIARLQKHGMLAFFMGDRDEAAKMLDRAATLGISSKMFDFQSLVLLAFSRFQQRDSKGLQRCVDNVQHALERAPNSKRLQRFASIVSVLNLMLLKQVAAVVAEVKVLFSKLDEPGLDVEAGCNLLALLAQLTAGELQLDGCEGWVDTLGLRFASSKGLTELLAGAAATHPPFAERVRQAHARISEMAEQAVTHTVQGNHRSAVQALLAHAERTYNAKLIDMARMTLQRHGPRIDDAAGLQQRADALRDLYAVGVSAAMLGQSGGRQPGALNLRDVRPAEPGAEEPPEEAAA, from the coding sequence GTGCAACTGCTGGACCGTGAAATCGCCGACTGCAAGGCTCTGGTTGTCGATGGCAACCCGACCTCGCGCAGCATCCTCTCAGCGCAGCTGAGAGAGTTCGGCGTGGGCACGGTCGTGCAATGCGGCCGCATCAAGGACGCCCGCAAGCAGCTCGAAGCCCGCCCGTTCGATGTGGTGCTGTGCGAGCACCGCTTCGACCAGGAAGACCCCGGCTACACCGCGCAGCACCTGCTCGACGACCTGCGCCGCGCGCAGCTGCTGCCCTTCTCGACCGTCTTCATCATCGTCACCGGCGAGGCCTCGTACACGATGGTGGCCGACGCGGCCGAGTCCGCCCTCGACAGCTACCTGCTCAAGCCGCACACCGCCACGTCGCTCGGCGAACGCCTGACGCAGGCGCGCAAGCGCAAGAAGACGCTGGCCGACATCTTCACCGCCATCGAGCAAGGCGACTACCAGCAGGCCACACGCCTGTGCCTGCAGCGTTTTGCCAGCCGTTCGATCTACTGGCTCTATGCGGCGCGCATCGGCTCCGAGCTGCTGCTGCGCCAGGGCATGCACGACGAGGCCAAGAAGCTCTGCGAGGCCGTGCTCGAAACCGGCGCCCTGCCCTGGGCGCGCCTGGGCATTGCGCGTGCGCAGATCGACGCCAACCAGCCGACGCAGGCCATGCGCACGCTGGAGACGCTGATCGGCGACCACCCGAGCCATGTCGACGCCTACGACGTGATGGGCCGCGTGCAGGTCGAGCAAGGCAACCTCGGCGAAGCGCTGGACACCTTCCGCAAGGCCAGCTCGCTCACGCCGAGCTCGATTGCCCGGCTGCAGAAACACGGCATGCTCGCCTTCTTCATGGGCGACCGCGACGAGGCCGCCAAGATGCTCGACCGGGCGGCCACGCTCGGCATCAGTTCGAAGATGTTCGACTTCCAGTCGCTCGTGCTGCTGGCCTTCAGCCGTTTCCAGCAGCGTGACAGCAAAGGCCTGCAGCGCTGCGTCGACAACGTGCAGCATGCGCTGGAGCGTGCTCCCAACAGCAAGCGCCTGCAGCGTTTCGCGAGCATCGTGTCGGTGCTCAACCTGATGCTGCTGAAGCAGGTGGCGGCCGTGGTGGCCGAGGTCAAGGTCCTGTTCAGCAAGCTCGACGAGCCCGGTCTCGACGTGGAAGCCGGCTGCAACCTGCTGGCACTGCTCGCACAACTGACCGCCGGCGAGCTTCAGCTCGATGGTTGCGAAGGTTGGGTCGACACGCTGGGGCTGCGCTTCGCCAGCTCCAAGGGCCTCACCGAGCTGCTGGCCGGCGCCGCCGCCACGCACCCGCCTTTTGCCGAGCGCGTGCGCCAGGCACATGCGCGCATCAGCGAGATGGCCGAGCAGGCCGTGACGCACACGGTGCAGGGCAACCATCGCTCCGCCGTGCAGGCGCTGCTCGCGCATGCCGAGCGCACCTACAACGCCAAGCTGATCGACATGGCGCGCATGACGCTGCAGCGCCACGGCCCACGCATCGACGACGCCGCGGGCTTGCAGCAACGCGCCGACGCGCTGCGCGACCTCTACGCCGTCGGCGTGAGTGCTGCGATGCTGGGCCAATCGGGCGGGCGCCAGCCCGGTGCCCTGAACCTGCGTGACGTGCGCCCGGCCGAGCCCGGCGCCGAAGAGCCTCCGGAAGAAGCCGCGGCCTGA
- the rplI gene encoding 50S ribosomal protein L9, which yields MQVILLEKVANLGNLGDVVKVKDGYARNFLIPTRAARRATEAAIKEFEARRAELEKAAAEKLAAAQALGEKMNGRTVHITQKAGVDGRLFGSVTNHDIADALNRIDFKVVKSQVRLPNGPLKTVGEHTVTVAPHSDVVVEVKVVVVGETD from the coding sequence ATGCAAGTGATCCTGCTCGAAAAAGTGGCCAACCTCGGCAATCTTGGCGACGTCGTCAAGGTCAAGGACGGTTATGCCCGCAACTTCCTGATCCCGACCCGCGCCGCACGCCGTGCGACCGAAGCCGCGATCAAGGAATTCGAAGCCCGTCGCGCCGAGCTCGAGAAGGCTGCCGCTGAAAAGCTGGCCGCTGCTCAAGCGCTGGGTGAAAAGATGAACGGCCGCACCGTTCACATCACGCAGAAGGCCGGTGTGGATGGCCGCCTGTTCGGCTCGGTGACCAATCACGACATCGCCGATGCGCTCAATCGCATCGACTTCAAGGTCGTCAAGTCGCAGGTCCGCCTGCCGAACGGCCCGCTGAAGACGGTTGGCGAGCACACTGTGACCGTCGCACCGCACTCCGATGTGGTGGTCGAGGTCAAGGTGGTGGTGGTGGGCGAGACCGACTGA
- the priB gene encoding primosomal replication protein N, with amino-acid sequence MNRMVLSAQLVERGAVRYTPAGLPACDFGLKHESQVTEAGTPRKVSLEMRAVVIGDLAQRLMKLEIGSTGTFAGFLTHQRNGRGTVLHVTEFE; translated from the coding sequence ATGAACCGCATGGTTCTGTCGGCGCAGCTGGTGGAGCGAGGTGCGGTGCGATACACCCCCGCTGGTCTTCCAGCTTGCGATTTCGGGCTCAAGCACGAATCGCAGGTCACCGAAGCCGGCACCCCTCGCAAGGTCTCCCTGGAGATGCGCGCAGTGGTCATCGGGGATCTCGCACAGCGCCTCATGAAGCTGGAGATCGGAAGCACCGGTACCTTCGCCGGCTTTCTGACCCACCAGCGCAATGGCCGAGGCACCGTCCTGCATGTGACCGAATTTGAATGA
- the rpsR gene encoding 30S ribosomal protein S18 encodes MPPPRGKGRFSKDRKPKRNQQSLLFRRKRFCRFTVTGVEEIDYKDIDTLRDFIGENGKITPARLTGTRAFFQRQLTTCIKRARFLALLPYSDQHKV; translated from the coding sequence ATGCCCCCGCCACGTGGTAAAGGTCGGTTCTCGAAGGACCGCAAGCCCAAGCGCAACCAACAGTCCCTGCTGTTCCGCCGCAAGCGTTTCTGCCGCTTCACGGTGACCGGCGTCGAAGAGATCGACTACAAGGACATCGACACGCTGCGCGACTTCATCGGTGAAAACGGCAAGATCACGCCCGCCCGCCTGACCGGCACGCGCGCGTTCTTCCAGCGCCAGCTCACCACCTGCATCAAGCGCGCTCGCTTCCTGGCCCTGCTGCCGTACAGCGACCAGCACAAGGTCTAA
- the dnaB gene encoding replicative DNA helicase: protein MSSVFNLPHQAGADPRDDEVARLRIPPHSIEAEQSVLGGLLIDNSAWDRAGDLLTDSDFYRHEHQLIYGAIGGLINQAKPADVITVFEQLQSLGKAEACGGLVYLNALAQSVPSAANLRRYAEIVRERAVLRKLVAASDEIATAAFNPQGRPVPQILDEAESKIFKIGEEGSRSRQGFISMDTLVVQLIDRVNELHENGAEEVTGVRTGFYDMDKMTAGLQPGDLIVLAARPSMGKTAFALNIAENVAVNEGLPVVVFSMEMGAAQLALRMVGSLGRIDQSHLRTGKLQDDEWGRLSEAVEKLGKAAVFIDEGSALSPSELRARARRQARQCGQLGLIVVDYLQLMSGSGGGSEENRATVIGEISRGLKSLAKELRCPVIALSQLNRSVETRTDKRPMMSDLRESGAIEQDADVIMFIYRDDYYNKMDGPTPSKEPGVAEIIIGKQRNGPTGTVKLAFLKPLTKFENMAPGSGGGDFY from the coding sequence ATGTCGTCGGTCTTCAACCTCCCCCATCAAGCTGGCGCCGATCCGCGCGACGACGAAGTCGCACGCCTGCGCATCCCGCCGCACTCGATCGAAGCCGAGCAGAGCGTGCTGGGCGGCCTGCTGATCGACAACAGCGCCTGGGACCGCGCCGGTGACCTGCTCACCGACAGCGACTTCTACCGACACGAGCACCAGCTCATCTATGGGGCCATCGGTGGTTTGATCAACCAGGCGAAGCCTGCCGACGTGATCACCGTCTTCGAGCAGCTGCAGAGCCTGGGCAAGGCCGAGGCTTGCGGCGGCCTCGTCTACCTCAACGCGCTGGCGCAGAGCGTGCCCAGCGCCGCCAACCTGCGCCGCTACGCCGAGATCGTGCGTGAGCGCGCCGTGCTGCGAAAGCTGGTCGCTGCGAGCGACGAGATCGCCACTGCGGCCTTCAACCCGCAAGGCCGCCCGGTGCCGCAGATCCTCGACGAAGCCGAGAGCAAGATCTTCAAGATCGGCGAAGAAGGCTCGCGTTCGCGCCAGGGCTTCATCAGCATGGACACGCTGGTCGTGCAGCTCATCGACCGGGTGAACGAGCTGCATGAGAACGGCGCCGAGGAAGTGACCGGCGTGCGCACCGGCTTTTACGACATGGACAAGATGACCGCCGGCCTGCAACCCGGCGACCTCATCGTGCTGGCCGCCCGCCCCTCGATGGGCAAGACCGCCTTCGCCCTCAACATCGCCGAGAACGTGGCCGTGAACGAAGGCCTGCCAGTCGTCGTGTTCTCGATGGAAATGGGCGCCGCGCAGCTCGCCCTGCGCATGGTGGGTTCGCTCGGCCGCATTGACCAGTCGCACCTGCGCACTGGCAAGTTGCAGGACGACGAATGGGGCCGGCTGTCCGAAGCCGTCGAGAAACTGGGCAAGGCCGCCGTCTTCATCGACGAAGGCTCGGCCCTGTCGCCCAGCGAACTGCGCGCGCGCGCACGGCGCCAAGCCCGCCAATGCGGCCAGCTTGGCCTGATCGTGGTCGACTACCTGCAGCTGATGAGCGGCAGCGGTGGCGGCAGCGAAGAAAACCGCGCCACCGTCATCGGTGAGATCTCGCGCGGCCTCAAGTCGCTGGCCAAGGAGCTGCGCTGCCCGGTGATCGCACTCTCTCAGCTCAACCGAAGCGTGGAGACCCGCACCGACAAGCGCCCGATGATGAGCGACCTGCGCGAGTCAGGCGCCATCGAGCAGGACGCGGACGTGATCATGTTCATCTACCGCGACGACTACTACAACAAGATGGACGGCCCCACGCCGTCGAAAGAGCCAGGCGTGGCCGAGATCATCATCGGCAAGCAGCGTAACGGCCCGACCGGCACGGTCAAGCTCGCGTTCCTCAAGCCGCTCACCAAGTTCGAGAACATGGCACCGGGCAGCGGCGGTGGCGACTTCTACTGA